Part of the Cytophagia bacterium CHB2 genome, CACCTATTTTTAGCTCGTTTACCAGCGTGTACACAAGCTGGCCCTGCAGGTTGTAAATCGCCAATTCCACCGGCACGGCTTGTTTGGGAGCAGCAGGAATCTCGTAGCGAATCGTGGTGGTTGATGTGCCCAATGTGGCAGAAGTGGAGAAAGCTGAAAAAGGATTTGGGTAATTCTGTTCGAGCTGAAGCGTTTGCGGCAAGGCGACGAGGTTGTCAAGCTTCTCTGCGATGCTTGTCGTATTACGCCCGGTGGCGAAAGTGGCAAGCCCACCAGTATCCGCGATATAAATGAACCTGCCATCGGGCGAAAGCGTCAAATCCCAACTGGAAAACATGCCATAGACGCCCTCCTTCCAGCTTTCAAAACGTTTGTTCACGGTGAGACGTCCGCTATCGGTGTCGCGATCCAGAATCGCCAATTCGCTCGAAGAACCTCCGCTGCTCATCAATGCATAGACTGCGCTGCCGTCAAGGGAAATGCCCAAATCGCGCATTTCCCACCAATCGCCAAACCTGAACGCTTGCACAAAGGTCAATTCGCCCGTTGCCGGATTTCGACTGTAGGCGCACAGCGTAGCATCGTAATAAGCATTGATGTGGGGCTCAGTAGCCGCCACATAAACATGCCGGCCATCAGGGGAGATGATGATGGTAGAGGCGGGCGGCGGCACCGGGCCGAGGTAAAATCCCGGCAGATAACCGTTCTCGATCTTGTGCAAAAAGCGCAGTTGTCCGGAGGCCGGGTCGCGCGCAAAGGTTGCAATTTGAAAACCTTCTATGGGAAGATCGAAGCTGTAGCGATACAGAAACGAGTCGTCCGGGGAAATGGCAAGGCCGAAGACCTCGCCCAAATCATAATCCTGGCAATTGATCCGTTGCACGCGCGTGAGTTGCCCGTTCATCGGCTCGCGCTGGAATACCGTCATATCCCAAAGCGAATTGGCATAAAGATGCTTCCCGTTCGCCGAAAACAACGCTGGATGAACGAATGAAGCGCCCGAGCTATCGCCTTGCGGCTCTTGGCGGCGCAAGCTGCCGCTTTGCTCATCGCGCGCAAAAACTTCGAGGGGCAGGTTTTCAGCTTTGGTCACGTACAAATGCTTGCCATCAGCAGGCAACACAATTGTGCCGAAATAATCCAAGGGGTAAATTTCAGACAACGTGATTTGGCCATTCGCTTGATCACGAGAGAACACGCTGATGCCGATATCCTCACGGCCATCATTAGCAGCGACGTAAAGGAATTTGCCTTCGGGCGAGACGGCGACCGTGCGGGAACCATGCAGCCGGTCCGTGCCGCCGATATTATTTTTAAATTGTTGGGCCAGCAACAATACTCCTGTAGAGGTATCCCTTTTGAATACCGAATGCCGGCTTTGACCATCGATCATATAAATGGCGTCCCCATTGGGCGATATGCAAATGCGCGAGGGTTGATCGGAGAGGTAGTAGTC contains:
- a CDS encoding T9SS type A sorting domain-containing protein, which codes for MLMRQDDFRGQSIPLHFCSPAHCARILIIALMLLLSAFGYTQEAGFISFISDTDVDNAVICSADGRNVYVCGVNSIAVFQRRDDIDTLEAIQVHNNDHQGVRDVHNVTDLALAPDGRYLYGVCQNQQTLLLFARDTTTGKIALKQVIQDSVFGRQRGAVPFVERNHKLLVSPDGQHLYWFYSGIGLVSTFARDVESGEIEKVQVLRNGAPELGGFNVPAWIAISSDGKHLYGGGNNGTKMVIFGRNLNSGKITYQDLYDTGPTPDGRWERGSITASPDGVNIYVINLSVGKLFVFARNEVHGELESRQTINHNSPENLVTSPDGSHIYFIHYDNASYFALYQRDDSTDQLAVVDDHLLKIDYYLSDQPSRICISPNGDAIYMIDGQSRHSVFKRDTSTGVLLLAQQFKNNIGGTDRLHGSRTVAVSPEGKFLYVAANDGREDIGISVFSRDQANGQITLSEIYPLDYFGTIVLPADGKHLYVTKAENLPLEVFARDEQSGSLRRQEPQGDSSGASFVHPALFSANGKHLYANSLWDMTVFQREPMNGQLTRVQRINCQDYDLGEVFGLAISPDDSFLYRYSFDLPIEGFQIATFARDPASGQLRFLHKIENGYLPGFYLGPVPPPASTIIISPDGRHVYVAATEPHINAYYDATLCAYSRNPATGELTFVQAFRFGDWWEMRDLGISLDGSAVYALMSSGGSSSELAILDRDTDSGRLTVNKRFESWKEGVYGMFSSWDLTLSPDGRFIYIADTGGLATFATGRNTTSIAEKLDNLVALPQTLQLEQNYPNPFSAFSTSATLGTSTTTIRYEIPAAPKQAVPVELAIYNLQGQLVYTLVNELKIGGRYSAAWNAFDAHGKPVPSGLYFYRLKSGDSIITRRLLLIK